The proteins below come from a single Streptomyces tubercidicus genomic window:
- the ilvD gene encoding dihydroxy-acid dehydratase, giving the protein MPDLRSRTVTHGRNMAGARALMQASGVAREDFGKPIVAVANSFTEFVPGHTHLQPVGRIVSEAIHAAGGIPREFNTIAVDDGIAMGHGGMLYSLPSRDLIADSVEYMVEAHCADALICISNCDKITPGMLMAAMRLNIPTVFVSGGPMESGKTTLVDGTVRTLDLVDAISDAVNDKISDEDILRIEENACPTCGSCSGMFTANSMNCLTEAIGLSLPGNGSTLATHTARRALYENAGRTVVEITKRHYDEDDHTVLPRTIGSRAAFENAMALDIAMGGSTNTILHLLAAAQEAGLSFDLDDINAVSRRVPCLAKVAPNVAPGGTYYMEDVHRAGGIPAILGELYRGGLLNEDVHTVHSASIEEWLKTWDVRGGSPSDEAVELWHAAPGCKRSATAFSQSERWDSLDVDAAGGCIRDMAHAYSVDGGLAVLKGNIAEDGCVVKTAGVDESIWTFEGPAVVCESQEEAVDKILKKQVKEGDVVVIRYEGPKGGPGMQEMLYPTSFLKGRGLGKTCALVTDGRFSGGTSGLSIGHASPEAAAGGTIALVEDGDRIRIDIPNRGIELLVSEEELAARREALGGVYAPKQRERKVSQALRAYAAMATSADKGAVRDVNLLG; this is encoded by the coding sequence GTGCCCGATCTGAGGTCCCGCACCGTTACCCATGGCCGCAACATGGCCGGCGCCCGAGCCCTTATGCAGGCATCCGGTGTAGCGCGCGAGGACTTCGGCAAGCCGATCGTCGCGGTGGCCAACAGCTTCACCGAGTTCGTGCCCGGCCACACCCACCTCCAGCCGGTCGGCCGGATCGTCTCCGAGGCGATCCACGCCGCGGGCGGCATCCCGCGCGAGTTCAACACCATCGCGGTCGACGACGGCATCGCCATGGGCCACGGCGGCATGCTCTACAGCCTGCCCTCCCGCGACCTGATCGCCGACTCCGTCGAGTACATGGTGGAGGCGCACTGCGCGGACGCGCTGATCTGCATCTCCAACTGCGACAAGATCACCCCCGGCATGCTGATGGCCGCGATGCGCCTCAACATCCCGACCGTCTTCGTCTCCGGCGGCCCGATGGAGTCCGGCAAGACGACCCTGGTCGACGGCACCGTCCGCACCCTCGACCTGGTCGACGCGATCTCCGACGCCGTCAACGACAAGATCTCGGACGAGGACATCCTCCGCATCGAGGAGAACGCCTGCCCGACCTGCGGCTCCTGTTCGGGCATGTTCACCGCCAACTCGATGAACTGCCTGACCGAGGCCATCGGCCTCTCGCTGCCCGGCAACGGCTCGACGCTGGCCACCCACACCGCCCGCAGGGCGCTGTACGAGAACGCGGGCCGTACGGTCGTCGAGATCACCAAGCGGCACTACGACGAGGACGACCACACCGTCCTGCCGCGCACCATCGGCAGCCGCGCCGCCTTCGAGAACGCCATGGCCCTGGACATCGCCATGGGCGGTTCGACGAACACGATCCTGCATCTGCTCGCCGCGGCGCAGGAGGCCGGACTGAGCTTCGACCTGGACGACATCAACGCCGTCTCCCGCCGGGTGCCCTGCCTGGCGAAGGTCGCCCCGAACGTCGCCCCCGGCGGCACGTACTACATGGAGGACGTGCACCGCGCCGGCGGCATCCCCGCCATCCTCGGTGAGCTCTACCGCGGCGGCCTGCTCAACGAGGACGTGCACACCGTCCACAGCGCCTCCATCGAGGAGTGGCTCAAGACCTGGGACGTGCGCGGCGGCTCCCCCTCCGACGAGGCCGTCGAGCTGTGGCACGCGGCCCCCGGATGCAAGCGCTCCGCGACCGCCTTCTCGCAGTCCGAGCGCTGGGACTCGCTCGATGTGGACGCGGCCGGCGGCTGCATCCGCGACATGGCGCACGCCTACTCCGTCGACGGCGGCCTGGCGGTCCTCAAGGGCAACATCGCCGAGGACGGCTGCGTCGTGAAGACCGCCGGCGTCGACGAGTCCATCTGGACCTTCGAGGGCCCCGCGGTGGTCTGCGAGTCGCAGGAGGAGGCCGTCGACAAGATCCTCAAGAAGCAGGTCAAGGAGGGCGACGTCGTCGTCATCCGCTACGAGGGCCCCAAGGGCGGCCCCGGCATGCAGGAGATGCTCTACCCGACGTCGTTCCTCAAGGGCCGCGGCCTGGGCAAGACCTGCGCCCTGGTCACCGACGGCCGCTTCTCCGGCGGCACATCCGGCCTGTCCATCGGCCACGCCTCCCCCGAGGCGGCGGCCGGCGGCACCATCGCCCTCGTCGAGGACGGCGACCGCATCCGTATCGACATCCCCAACCGTGGCATCGAACTCCTCGTCAGCGAAGAGGAGTTGGCGGCCCGGCGGGAGGCCCTGGGCGGCGTCTACGCGCCCAAGCAGCGCGAACGCAAGGTCTCCCAGGCCCTCCGGGCGTACGCGGCGATGGCCACCAGCGCGGACAAGGGTGCGGTGCGGGATGTGAACTTGCTGGGGTGA
- a CDS encoding NUDIX hydrolase translates to MSRSILIHDGHTSRDVGLVYICSGYLVEQGKVLLVHHNRFDKWVPPGGHIEPGESFAGTAVREFKEETGLLVEAISSQPEIHPADANATPEPVPFYVDVEREGFATPALVQFFFIQRRPGTQGQAVEAQLEEVHGAAWFGLEDLDDLKTFDQVRSLARFALLNYPVAGERAQP, encoded by the coding sequence GTGTCTCGCTCGATTCTGATCCACGACGGCCACACCTCCCGCGATGTCGGTCTGGTGTACATCTGCTCGGGCTACCTCGTCGAGCAGGGCAAAGTCCTGCTCGTGCACCACAACCGCTTCGACAAATGGGTGCCACCGGGGGGCCACATTGAGCCCGGCGAGTCCTTTGCCGGAACGGCGGTGCGGGAATTCAAGGAGGAGACAGGGCTGTTGGTGGAGGCGATCTCCAGCCAGCCGGAGATCCACCCCGCGGATGCCAACGCCACTCCCGAGCCTGTGCCGTTCTACGTCGACGTGGAACGCGAAGGGTTCGCCACCCCCGCGCTGGTCCAGTTCTTCTTCATCCAGCGCCGGCCCGGCACCCAGGGGCAGGCCGTGGAAGCGCAGCTCGAAGAGGTACACGGGGCCGCGTGGTTCGGCCTGGAGGACCTGGATGACCTCAAGACGTTCGACCAGGTCCGCTCCCTGGCGCGGTTCGCGCTGCTCAACTACCCGGTAGCCGGCGAACGTGCCCAGCCGTAG
- the amcA gene encoding multiple cyclophane-containing RiPP AmcA, with product MLSHSLQWRSRYQQRFASPQTVVVQPTTWCNLDCRYCYLPFRKLKHQMPEELAHALAQQVAQFEDNDHPIGIVWHGGEPLAVGQQKFAALLAPFEALRREGRIRHYVQTNATTLTDTWCDLLAAYDVRVGVSIDGPAAVNSARVDLRGKPAFDRTLRGIKHLREHGIPFSVISVVGTDGITMPEELLEFLATLGCRSAGFNIEEIEGANTDRPTPTPVQAEEFWRRTLAWTREHGGTFTVREVQRLAEYLQLIRTGQKADWDQPLAEIVHGAYRLRYVRDFLTGLDRCQAECEFFDFCRGAQASNRFFERQPRHHRDQLLPGLPAGPGLGPVRPRNEGGNCMTVLDTLTTSDAPIVMELTATHDAQPQTVVEARWDNRPTWDNWAKSPAPFDNRPTWDNWNKR from the coding sequence ATGCTCTCTCATTCGCTCCAGTGGCGTTCCCGGTACCAGCAGCGTTTCGCTTCCCCGCAGACCGTCGTGGTACAGCCCACGACCTGGTGCAACCTGGACTGCCGGTACTGCTACCTGCCCTTCCGCAAACTCAAGCACCAGATGCCCGAGGAGTTAGCCCACGCCTTGGCGCAGCAGGTGGCCCAGTTCGAGGACAACGATCACCCGATCGGCATCGTTTGGCACGGTGGCGAACCGCTCGCCGTGGGTCAGCAGAAGTTCGCGGCCCTGCTCGCGCCGTTCGAGGCGCTGCGCCGCGAAGGACGGATCCGCCACTACGTGCAGACCAACGCAACGACCCTCACCGATACCTGGTGCGACCTGCTGGCCGCCTACGACGTCCGCGTCGGGGTGAGCATCGACGGCCCGGCCGCCGTGAACAGTGCCCGCGTCGACCTTCGGGGCAAGCCGGCGTTCGACCGGACCTTGCGCGGCATCAAGCACCTGCGCGAGCACGGTATCCCCTTCTCCGTGATCTCCGTGGTCGGCACCGACGGCATCACCATGCCGGAGGAGCTGCTGGAGTTCCTGGCCACCCTGGGATGCCGCTCGGCGGGCTTCAACATCGAGGAAATCGAAGGGGCTAACACCGACCGGCCGACCCCCACCCCCGTCCAGGCTGAGGAATTCTGGCGCCGCACCCTTGCCTGGACCCGCGAACACGGCGGCACCTTCACCGTACGGGAAGTCCAACGGCTGGCCGAGTACCTCCAGCTGATCCGCACCGGACAGAAGGCCGACTGGGACCAGCCCCTGGCCGAGATCGTCCACGGCGCCTACCGGCTGCGCTACGTGCGCGATTTCCTCACCGGCCTGGACCGCTGCCAGGCCGAGTGCGAATTCTTCGACTTCTGCCGTGGCGCTCAGGCTTCCAACCGCTTCTTCGAAAGGCAGCCTCGCCACCACCGAGACCAACTACTGCCGGGCCTCCCGGCAGGCCCTGGTCTCGGCCCTGTCCGCCCTCGCAACGAAGGAGGCAACTGCATGACGGTCCTGGACACACTCACCACCTCCGATGCCCCCATCGTGATGGAGCTGACGGCTACACACGACGCTCAACCTCAGACGGTCGTTGAAGCAAGATGGGACAACCGGCCCACATGGGACAACTGGGCTAAGAGTCCGGCTCCCTTTGACAACCGCCCTACCTGGGACAACTGGAACAAGAGGTAG
- a CDS encoding pentapeptide repeat-containing protein produces the protein MDTRRIRRTSVTLPALTEPGLYLSNVTSLEGGRGRVAEFHYADADLRDLDLAESHLMHGRVTALKTQRTHFDKLRVDSVEFSGCDLSSLRWTDSKVSRAVFRDCKLMGAVLEDVTLDNVLFESCKLDYSTFTRLRAAGSVIFSKCSLRETTFVAADLSAALIDDCDLRLTESDGGKYIGLDLRGNDLSQLRGLSSLKKTAIDQAQTLQLAEALAAELDVTYGENLPE, from the coding sequence ATGGACACCCGCAGGATCCGCCGCACGAGCGTCACGCTTCCCGCCCTGACCGAGCCGGGCCTCTACCTCTCCAACGTCACCTCGCTGGAGGGGGGCCGCGGCCGGGTGGCAGAGTTCCACTACGCCGACGCCGACCTGCGCGACCTTGACCTTGCCGAGTCGCACCTGATGCACGGACGGGTCACCGCACTCAAGACCCAGCGCACCCACTTCGACAAGCTCCGCGTCGACTCCGTGGAATTCTCCGGCTGTGACCTGTCCTCCCTGCGGTGGACCGACAGCAAGGTCTCCCGTGCCGTCTTCCGCGACTGCAAGCTGATGGGCGCCGTGCTCGAAGACGTCACGCTCGACAACGTCCTGTTCGAGAGCTGCAAGCTCGACTACAGCACCTTCACCCGGCTCAGGGCCGCCGGATCCGTGATCTTCTCCAAGTGCTCGCTGCGCGAGACCACGTTCGTTGCCGCCGACCTGAGTGCCGCCCTGATTGACGACTGCGACCTTCGGCTGACCGAGTCCGACGGCGGCAAGTACATCGGCCTCGACCTCCGGGGCAACGACCTCTCACAGCTCCGTGGCCTCTCCTCGCTCAAGAAGACCGCCATCGACCAGGCGCAGACGCTCCAGCTCGCCGAGGCGCTTGCAGCCGAGCTGGACGTCACCTACGGAGAGAACCTCCCGGAGTAG
- a CDS encoding TetR family transcriptional regulator, producing the protein MSAGRDEASSGPGTPAPARRRGRPARAAAEEGPGARERILAAARTEFAARGYDKTSVRGIAKAAGVDAALVHHYFGTKEQVFAAAIELTVAPALTMPDALAGGGADVGERMARFMFGVWENPVSRQPLLAIMRSALTNETAAAVLRGLIERRMLQRVAGELDVPDPEFRVQMAAGHLIGIAMLRYVIKMDPVASADPEEIIAMVAPALQRYLTQP; encoded by the coding sequence GTGAGCGCCGGCCGGGACGAGGCGTCCTCCGGGCCCGGTACGCCCGCACCGGCCCGCCGCCGTGGCCGCCCGGCCCGCGCCGCCGCCGAGGAGGGCCCCGGCGCCCGTGAGCGCATCCTGGCCGCGGCCCGTACGGAGTTCGCGGCGCGCGGCTACGACAAGACCTCGGTGCGTGGTATCGCCAAGGCGGCCGGGGTGGACGCGGCGCTGGTCCACCACTACTTCGGCACCAAGGAGCAGGTCTTCGCGGCGGCCATCGAGCTGACCGTCGCGCCCGCGCTGACCATGCCGGACGCCCTCGCGGGCGGCGGTGCGGACGTGGGGGAGCGGATGGCCCGCTTCATGTTCGGTGTCTGGGAGAACCCGGTCAGCCGCCAGCCACTACTGGCGATCATGCGCTCGGCACTGACCAACGAGACCGCCGCTGCGGTGCTGCGCGGCCTCATCGAGCGCCGGATGCTCCAGCGGGTGGCGGGCGAACTGGACGTCCCCGACCCGGAGTTCCGGGTACAGATGGCCGCCGGGCACCTCATCGGGATCGCCATGCTGCGCTATGTGATCAAGATGGACCCGGTCGCCTCCGCGGACCCGGAGGAGATCATCGCGATGGTGGCACCGGCCCTCCAGCGGTACCTGACCCAGCCCTGA